In Kordiimonas sp. SCSIO 12610, the sequence AAGTATCGAGCAGATTTCGGTGAGCCAACGGGTCTAACATGCCCCTATCATCATGTTGCCCATGAATTTCAACAATCATACCGCCGACTAAAGCTAACAAAGTTTGGCTAACAGGCTGATCATTGATCCAGGCCCGACTTTTACCATCTTTGGTGACTTGTCTTCTGATGATGAGCGCAAAACCATCAAAATTGATACCTTGTTCTTCCAGGTATGAAAAAACCGGATGTTCAACATCCAGGTCAAAATCCGCGGTCACACTACCAAGGTCACACCCTTGCCGAACAAGAGCGCGGTCCGCCCTTGCCCCTAAGGCAAGCCCCAACGAATCAAGTAATATAGACTTACCAGCCCCGGTTTCACCCGTAAGAACATTCAGCCCCTTGGATAGATCAAGGTCAAGCTTCTCAATTAAAACGATATCACGAATAGAGAGGCCTGCAAGCACCCCTGCCCCCTCATATTATAGGCTTACGAGAATAATTTGCTCAGCCATGAGCCCTCGCTATCTTCTGGTGCAAGATCCTCGTCACCCAATAACCGATAGCTGTGGCGATACCATTTACTATCCGGAAAATTATGACCAAGAACCGCAGCAGCCATTTGCGCCTCATGCTTAATACCGAGCGCCAGATAACTCTCTACAAGTCTGTGCAGTGCTTCAGGCGCATGGCTTGTGGTCTGATACTGTTCAATAACATTGCGGAAGCGACCGATAGCTGCCAAATATTCTTGTCGGTTCAAGTAAAATCTACCAACTTCCATATCCTTGCCAGCCAAGTGATCACTTGTAAGCGCTAATTTCAATTTAGCATCTTCAGCATATTCACTGTCAGGGAAACGCCTGATGACCTCGATAAGAGCGTTCTGCGCTTTGGCTGTTTCTTCCTGGTCACGACCAACACCAGTAATGCGTTCATAATGACAAAGAGCAATCAAATAATATGCGTAAGGTGCGGAAGAGTTACCAGGGTGCAATTGTAAAAAGCGCTCTGCCGCAAGAATCGCATCATCATACTTATTGCTTTGATAACTTGCATACGCTGCCATAAGTTGTGCGCGTCTCGCCCATATTGAATAGGGATGCTGGCGTTCAACTTCATCAAAAGCAACGGCAGCTAGTCGGTAATTGCCTCGTTGCAATTGATCCTGTCCGAGATTGTAAAGAACCTCTACATCGCGTGCGACATAGCGATCTTCACTATCACTAGATCCGCAGGCTGCCAGAGCGAGCAATGACGCACCTAATACAGATTTTTTTAGCCAATCGTTTGCCATAACAACCAAAAACTCCCGACATAGTTTAACTATACACTTGCAATTAACTTATAAGATTATAATCTACATCTAATGCAACCATAGATCATACTTACACTTATAAGTTCAAAGCATCATAATTCAAGTTCATATGATTTAGCATATGTACCCCTGAACTGCCAATGACGAAGTATGATAAAAATATGAGGAAAGTACGGCATGACCCCAGAAAAAAATACTCATACTTCTGAAACTTCGGAATTAAATGCACGGAAGGCTGATATGATTGATCAACATGTCGGTAAAAAACTACGTGAGCATCGACGTATGCTGGATATGTCACAGCAGGATGTTAGTGACCTACTTAGTATTTCCTATCAACAAATTCAGAAATACGAAAGCGGCGTTAACCGTATCAGCGCCGGGCGGCTCTACACGTTAGCTCAGATCATGCAAATACCCGTGAGCAAGTTTTATGAAGGCCTGCAAGAACATCCCTATACGGATGCTGAAAATAGCCAGTACAGTAGTTCATTACATACAAGGGAATTAGTTACTACACCTGAGGTCAAGCAAGCTCTATATAATTTGGCTGATACCATAAAACGTCATATCAAATAGAGGTGCGATTAAAATCACACCTCCGTTTTAAATTATTGCCGAACAATAGCGTCATATGCATGCATCAGGTTTTTAGTAATCTCTCCTACTTCAAACCTGAACTCGCCAATTTCAGATAATGGACTGACCTCTGCTGCTGTTCCAGTGAGGAATGCCTGTTCAAAACCTTCCATTTCGTTTGGCATAATAGCACGCTCTATAACTTCTATCCCCATACCGCGCGCAATATCCATGACAGTTCTGCGCGTGATACCATCCAGAAAACAATCAGCCTTTGGTGTATGAATAACGCCGTCTTTCACAAAGAATATATTTGCACCTGTAGCCTCTGCAATCTGCCCCCGATAGTCAAACATCAATGCGTCATCATAACCGGCTGCTTCAGCCTTATGCTTGGATAATGTGCATATCATATAAAGACCAGCAGCCTTGGCATGAACAGGAGCAGTATCAGGGGCTGGGCGACGCCAATCAGATATACATAACCTCAATCCCTTAAGCCGTGCTTCCTCGGAAAAATAGGAAGGCCACTCCCACACCGCGACGCCAACATTAATACCAGCTTCCTGAGCGGATACCCCCATCATCTTGCTGCCACGCCAAATAATTGGCCTGCAATATGCGTCTGTCAGGTTATTCAACTCCAATAATTGATTACACGCATCATTGATCTGCTCCTGTGAAAACGGAACTTCCATATCGAGCATATCAGCCGATGCAAACAATCGTTCAGTATGTTCTTTCAATTTAAAGATTTTACCATTATACGCACGCTGGCCTTCAAACACAGCGCTTCCATAATGCATAGCATGTGTTAACATATGGACTTTAGCATCGCTCCAAGGAACAATTTCTCCATTCATCCATATCGAACCATCTCTCTCAGCGAATGACTGTGAAGCCATTTCATTTCTCCAAATACCTACACTTTAGTAATAATATGATTTTTTTATATTGATATTTGTAACATTATGTCAAATAATCAGTCAATATTCCTGACATAAAATTTGGAAAAAAAGTGCACAGACGTCTACCACCATCTAATTTATATCTTCGCGAAGAAGAACTTCGACGCGGTATTGAGCTATTGTATTTTGCCTATCGTGACTTTACAGGCGCACCAGATGCCATGCTGGCGAAGCGGCAATTTGGCAGAGCCCACCACCGTGTCTTATACTTTGTCGGCCGAAATCCAGGCATACCTGTTTCTGGCCTCTTGAAAATACTAAGAATCACAAAACAAAGCCTCTCCCGAGTATTAAGTCAGCTGATGGAAGAAGGCTACATAACCCAGGAGCAAGGCGTAATGGACCGCAGGCAGCGGCTTCTGACGCTAACGGAAAAAGGCAAGGCCTATGAAGAAGAGCTGTTTTCAAGTCAGCGGGAACGCATTGCTTTGGCGTATAAGAAGGCCGGACCAGAAGCTGTATCTGGATTTTGGG encodes:
- a CDS encoding branched-chain amino acid aminotransferase, which translates into the protein MASQSFAERDGSIWMNGEIVPWSDAKVHMLTHAMHYGSAVFEGQRAYNGKIFKLKEHTERLFASADMLDMEVPFSQEQINDACNQLLELNNLTDAYCRPIIWRGSKMMGVSAQEAGINVGVAVWEWPSYFSEEARLKGLRLCISDWRRPAPDTAPVHAKAAGLYMICTLSKHKAEAAGYDDALMFDYRGQIAEATGANIFFVKDGVIHTPKADCFLDGITRRTVMDIARGMGIEVIERAIMPNEMEGFEQAFLTGTAAEVSPLSEIGEFRFEVGEITKNLMHAYDAIVRQ
- a CDS encoding outer membrane protein assembly factor BamD, with product MANDWLKKSVLGASLLALAACGSSDSEDRYVARDVEVLYNLGQDQLQRGNYRLAAVAFDEVERQHPYSIWARRAQLMAAYASYQSNKYDDAILAAERFLQLHPGNSSAPYAYYLIALCHYERITGVGRDQEETAKAQNALIEVIRRFPDSEYAEDAKLKLALTSDHLAGKDMEVGRFYLNRQEYLAAIGRFRNVIEQYQTTSHAPEALHRLVESYLALGIKHEAQMAAAVLGHNFPDSKWYRHSYRLLGDEDLAPEDSEGSWLSKLFS
- a CDS encoding MarR family winged helix-turn-helix transcriptional regulator — encoded protein: MHRRLPPSNLYLREEELRRGIELLYFAYRDFTGAPDAMLAKRQFGRAHHRVLYFVGRNPGIPVSGLLKILRITKQSLSRVLSQLMEEGYITQEQGVMDRRQRLLTLTEKGKAYEEELFSSQRERIALAYKKAGPEAVSGFWEVLLNIVDDENKESVLKQIEK
- a CDS encoding helix-turn-helix domain-containing protein; the encoded protein is MTPEKNTHTSETSELNARKADMIDQHVGKKLREHRRMLDMSQQDVSDLLSISYQQIQKYESGVNRISAGRLYTLAQIMQIPVSKFYEGLQEHPYTDAENSQYSSSLHTRELVTTPEVKQALYNLADTIKRHIK